CGCCGACCGGGGGCCGCACCCCCTGTAACGCTTTGCGCGTCCCGTTCCAAGAACAAGTGACAGGCACCTGTCGAGGAGAAGGGGACATCGGTGGACGACGCGGAACGGTTACGGAGTGGGCCCGCTGCGGCAGTCGGTGATCCGGGGCCCTTCGAGGAGTTCTACCGGCGTCACGTCGACGCGGTGCTGCGTTTCGTGGCCCGCCGGGTGGACGATCCGCACACGGCCGCCGACCTGACGGCCGAGATCTTCCTCGCGGTCCTCGACTCGGCCCCCACCTACCGCCCGCACCTCGGCAGCGAGACGGCCTGGCTGTACGGCATCGCGCGCAACGTCGTGTCGTCGGAGCGCCGCCGGGTCGCCCGGGAGACCGAGCGTGATCTGCGCATCTCCGGGCGGCGGTTGCTGGAGCCCGACGACATCGCCCGCATCGAGGACAAGCTCGACGCGGAGAGCCCCGGGCGGCGGGTGCTGGCCGCGCTGGAGCGGCTCCCCGAGGGCGAGCGGGCCGTCATGGAACTGATCGCGGTGGACCAGCTCACGGTCACCGAGGCGGCGGCGGCACTGGGCATCCGCCAGGTCACGGCCCGGGTTCGGCTGCACCGGGCGCGCAAGGCACTGCGCGAGGAGACGGAGTGCGGGACCGCACAGGCGGCGGAGGCATCGCTGGTGTACGTGGCGAGGGGGGAAGCATGAGCACGAGGACGACGTTCGAGGACCGGCTGCTCGGTGAGCTGAAGAAGGAGATCGAGCTGCGCGGGGCCGGGCCCGGAGCGGACACGGGCAGGGCGACGGCCTCCGTGCGCCGGTTCGCCCCGCGTCGGACCGCCGTGCTGGTGGTGGCCTGTGCTGCGGCGTGGGCCGCCACGGTGGTGGTGCCCGGCTCGCCCGCCGACTCCAGCGCGTTCGCGGTGGAGCGCCACGACGACGGCAGTGTCGAACTCACCGTCAAGGACCCGAGCTTCGGCATTGACGCCCAGCTGGCGCTGGCCGAGCGCGTGCGCCCGTGGGGCATCAAGGTGAACGTGGTCGCTCCCGAGGACGTGTGCGGCTCGTGGGGCGTCCCCCGGGTCATGGTTCTCACTCATGCGGGCGACCCCATTCGCAGCTGGCCGGTCACCCTGCGCCGGGGCAGCACGCTGGTGATCGACAACTCCTGGGGCGAGCCGGTGTCCAAGGACGAGATCGAGCACTACGAGGTCAAGCCCTGCGACCGGTGAACCGGCGGCTGGGCTGGCTCGACGCGTTACGCGGCCTCGCCGCACTCGTCGTGGTCTTCGACCACTCGTCCCACACCTTCATGCCGGACTTCCGGGGGAGTTGATGCCGCAGTTCAACACCAGCCGCTACGGCATCATGGTGTTCTTCCTGGTCAGCGGCTACATCATCCCGGCGTCACTGGAACGCCGGGGCTGCGTGCGGGAGTTCTGGATCGGCCGGGTCTTCCGGGTGTACCCGCTGTGGGCGGTCGTCGTCACGGTGCTGCTCGCCGTCGACTTCCTGGGACTCGTGGAGCTGCGCGGCTTCGGCGCGCAGAGCGCTGTCGCCGTGGCCGTCGCCCACACCACCATGCTCCAGGAGCTGCTGGGGACGCCCAATGTCCTGCTCGTCCTGTGGACGCTCTCGTACGAGATGTGCTTCTACCTGCTGGTCGTCGCCCTCTTCACGGTCCGGCTGCACCACCGGTCCGCGTCGGTCGCCGTAGTCCTGGCCGTGCTCGCCGTGGTGAGCGCGGTGGCGGGGGCGGTGCTGCCGGTGTCCGCGCTGTCCGGGCTGGTCGGCACCGGTCCGCTGATCGCGTTCGCGTCGATCATCATGGCGGTCGCTCTGTGCTGTGCGAGCTCCGCCTCACCGGCACTGCGGGTGTTCGGGGGTGTGCTGGGCGGAGCGCTGGCGCTCGTGCTGGTTCCGTTCAACGGCACGGTCCCGTTGTGGGAGGGCCTGGTGATCCTCGCCGTCATGTTCCTCGGTACCGCGGTCCACCGAGCCGAGCGCGGACAGAGCACCTGGCACCGGGCCGCGGTCGCCGCGGCCCTGGTGGTTGTCTGTGCCGTCGGAAGCGCCTACCGGTACGGCGACGGCCACCACTTCACACGGCGCGGCTGGATCGTGGCGTTCCTGCTGGCCGTGCTCACCTTCGCTGCCGGACTGTCGCGGCGCCACCGGCTCGTACCGCGGCTGCTGACCGGTCTGGGAGCGATCAGCTACTCGGTCTATCTCGTGCACCCGGTGCTGCTGGCGGTGATCGACGGCACCGTCGGCCGCAGGCGCGACGACCACGTCGTACTCGAAGTGGCCTTCTTCACCCTCCTGTTGCCGCTGTGCGTCCTGACCCACCGGTACGTCGAGGTCCCGGGCCAGGCCTGGGGTCGCAGGCTGGCGTACCGGTCGGGTGGTCAGGTGTCGAAGTCCACCGTCAACGCATCGGACACCGGGAACGACTGGCACGTGAGGACGTAGCCCGCGTCGACCTCGGACGGTTCGAGGGCGAAGTTGCGGCGCATGTCGGCCTTGCCGTCGGTGACCTGGGCGCGGCAGGTGCCGCAGACGCCGCCCTTGCAGGCGAAGGGCAGGTCGGGGCGGGTCTGCTGGGCGCCTTCGAGGATGCTGCGGTCGCGGGACAGGGGGACGTGGTGGAGCGGCCGTCGAGGGTGACGGTGACCTGGCTGACCGGGCCGGTGGGGCCCGTCTCGGTGTGGTGGACCTCGCGGACGGGCTCGTCGTCGGCGTAGAAGAGTTCCTGGTGGACGCGGTCGGCGGGCACGCCGAGGCCGGTCAGGACCTGCTGGGCGGCGCGGACCATGCCGTGCGGGCCGCACAGCCACCAGTGGTCGGCAAACTCCACGCCGACCAGCGCGTCGACGAGGGCGGAGAGCCGCTCGGCGTCGAGGCGGCCGGAGAGCACCTCGGCCTCGCGGGGCTCGCGGGAGAGGACGTGGGCGAGCTGGAACCGCGTGGGGTAGAGGTCCTTCAGGTCGGCGAGTTCGTCGGCGAACATCACCGTGCCGGTGCGGCGGTTGCCGTAGAGGAGGGTGACGCGCGAGCGGGAGTCGGCGGCCAGGACGGACTCGGCGATGGAGACCATGGGCGTGATGCCGGAACCGGCGGCGATCAGGACGTGGTGGCCGTGGGTGGTGAGGTCGGGCGTGAAGGCGCCGGTGGGTGCCATCACCTCGACGGTGTCGCCGGGGCGTACGTCGTGCACCAGCCAGGAGGAGAACAGGCCGCCCGGCACGACCCGGACGCCGATGCGCGGCGCTGTGCCGGCGGGTGCGCAGATCGAGTACGAGCGGCGCTCGTCCCGGCCGTCGATGTCACGGCGCAGGGTGAGCGACTGGCCGGGCGCGAAGGTGAACTCCTCGGCCAGCTCGGCCGGGATGTCGAAGCTCACAGCTGCCGCGTCCTCGCACAGCGGCTGCACGGCGGCGACCCGCAGGGGGTGGAAGACCGGACGTCGGCGGGCACTCGGGCGTGCCGCCGGGGCGGGGGCCGGCTCCATCAGGTCCTCCATCAGATCTCCTTGAGGTACTCGAACGGCTCGCGGCAGGCGAGGCAGCGCCACAGGGACTTGCAGGACGTGGCGCCGAAGCGGGAGGTCTCCTCGGTGTCGGGGTGACCGCAGCGGGGGCAGGGCACCGAGCGTCGGGCCGGCGACAGCACGAGCGGGACCGGGCCGGTGGCGCGCGCCGGTGCGGCGCCGGGCGGGGCGATGCCGTGCTCGGCGAGCTTGCGCCGGCCGGCCGCCGTGATCCAGTCACTGCTCCACGGCGGGTCGAGGACCGTGCGGATCTCCACGCGCGCGTACCCCGCCTCGCGCAGCCGGGCGGCCACGCCGGCACGCATCTCCGCCATCGCCGGGCAGCCCGAGTAGGTCGGGGTCAGGCTCGCGACCACCGTTCCCTCCGGGGTCAGCGACACCTCGCGCAGCACTCCGAGGTCGGCCAGCGTGAGCATGGGCAGTTCGGGGTCGGGCACCTGCTCGGCGATGCGCCGGGCCCGTCGCGCGTCCGGGAGTGCCGTCACCATGACGCCTCCGGGTGGGCGCGGGCCACACCCTGCAACTCGGCCAGCAGCGGGGCGAGATGCTCGGTGTGCTCGCCTGCGCGGCCCGAGCCGGGCAGCGGGCGGTAGACGGGCATGGGCAGCCCGGCCGCCTCGGTGACCTGGCGCAGGACGGCGACGACCTCGTCGCGGACGTCGTACGCCGTGAACAGCTCGCCCAGGTAGGGCGCCACCTGTTCCTGCGCCTTGCGCATCCGGCGGTGCGACTCCTCGGTGCCGTCGCCGAGGCGCACGGCCCACTCGGCCGCGTACTGGCGGTGGTACGCCAGCTCCTTCACGCCCTTGGCGGCGATCGCCGCGAGCACCGGGTCTCCGTGTGCGGTGAGCCGCTCGAAGTGCGCGAGGCGCCAGCCGGCGAACACCAGCAGCCGCACGATGGTGAACGCGAAGTCGCCATTGGGGAGTTCGGCCAGGCGTACGTTGCGGAAGTCGCCGGCGTCACGGAAGTAGGCGTAGGCGTCCTCGCCGCGGCCGGTGCCGTCGACCTGGCCCGCGCGGGAGTAGAGCAGACGGGCCTGGCCGAGCAGGTCGAGCCCGATGTTGGCCAGCGCCACCTCCTCCTCCAGCTCGGGGGCGCGGGTGGTCCACTCGGCGAGCCGCTGGGCGGCGACCAAGGCGTCGTCGGCCAAGGTCACGCAGAGGGCGGCCAGTTCACCGGCGTCCACACCCTCGGGTAGGGCGGTGTCCACGCCGTGCAGGGGGTCCTCGAAGCCGGTGCCGTAGGCCCAGCGGGTGTCGTCCTCGTGTCCCTCGGCGAGGGTCATGTAGACGTGGTCGTCGCTCATGCCCTGTCCTTCAGATGTGGGGGACGTCGTCGGGGATGTCGTAGAAGGTCGGGTGCCGGTAGACCTTGTCGGCGCTGGGCTCGAAGAAGGGGTCCTTCTCGTCGCGGGTGGAGGCGGCGATGTGCTCGGAGCGCACGACCCAGATCGAGACGCCCTCGTTGCGCCGGGTGTACAGGTCGCGGGCGTGGGTGAGCGCCATGCGGTCGTCGGCGGCGTGCAGCGAGCCCACGTGGACGTGGTTCAGCCCGCGCTTGCCGCGCACGAACACCTCGTACAGCGGCCAGTCCTGCTTGTCGGCGGTCATGCCACCGCTCCCTTCCGCTCGCGGGCCGCCTGCTTGGCCGCGTGGGCGGTGGCCGCCTCGCGCACCCAGGAGCCCTCCTCGTGAGCCGTGCGGCGCCGTTGCATCCGCTGGTCGTTGCACGGGCCGTCGCCCTTGATGACCCGCATCAGCTCGTCCCAGTCGGGCGTGCCGAAGTCGTGGTGGCCCCGCTCCTCGTTCCAGCGCAGCTCCGGGTCGGGGAGCGTAACGCCGAGCTTCTCGGCCTGCGGGACGGTCATGTCGACGAAGCGCCGGCGCAGTTCGTCGTTGCTGTGCCGCTTGATCTTCCAGGCCATGGACCGCGCCGAGTTGGGCGAGGCGTCGTCGGGCGGGCCGAACATCATCAGCGACGGCCACCACCAGCGGTTCACCGCGTCCTGCACCATCTCGCGCTGCTCCGGGGTGCCGCGCATCATGGTCATCAGCAGCTCGTAGCCCTGCCGCTGGTGGAACGACTCCTCCTTGCAGATCCGCACCATGGCGCGTGCGTACGGCCCGTACGAGGAGCGGCACAGCGGCACCTGGTTGCAGATCGCGGCGCCGTCCACGAACCAGCCGATCACCCCGACGTCCGCGAAGCTCAGCGTCGGGTAGTTGAAGATCGACGAGTACTTCTGGCGGCCCTCGATCAGCCGCCCGGTCAGATCGGCGCGGTCGGCGCCCAGCGTCTCCGCCGCCGAGTACAGGTACAGCCCGTGCCCGGCCTCGTCCTGGACCTTGGCGAACAGAATGGCCTTGCGGCGCAGCGACGGGGCGCGGGTGATCCACTCGCCCTCCGGCTGCATGCCGATGATCTCCGAGTGCGCGTGCTGCGCGATCTGACGGATCAGCGTCTTGCGGTAGCCCTCCGGCATCCAGTCACGCGGCTCGATCCGCTGGTCCCGCGCGATCGTCGCGTCGAAGTGCTGCTGGAGCTCCGGCTCGGCGCCGTCCGTCCCCACGGGGCTGGAGCGTGTCGTATCCATCCGTCCCACTTCCCAACCGACCATTCGTTCGGTTCATCATAGAACAGGCACGCGCGCGGTGGTAGATGTTCGGTCGGGCCATGAGGTTTTCTGGGCCGCAGCCGTAGCATCAGCAGTACGAGGCCCAAGGAGTCCTGAATGACCAGCGAGACGACGGCCTCCCGGGCGCCGGAGCCGATGGGGCAGCGGCGCGGTGAGCCCCTCCCCCACGATCTGCTCGACGACGCGGAGCGCCTGACGCGCGAGCAGCTGCGGGAGCTCCAGCTCGACCGCCTGCGCCGGAGCCTGCGACACGCCTACGACAACGTGGAGGCGTACCGCGAGAAGTTCGACGCGGCCGGGGTCTGCCCCGACGACTGCCGCTCGCTGGCGGACCTGTCCCGTTTCCCCTTCACCATGAAGGCCGATCTGAGGGACACCTACCCGTTCGGCATGTTCGCCGTGCCCATGGACCAAGTGCGGCGCGTGCACGCCTCCAGCGGCACCACCGGCCGCCCCACGGTGGTCGGCTACACGGAGAACGACCTGTCGATGTGGGCGGGCCTCGTCGCCCGTTCGATCCGCGCCGCCGGCGGCCGCCCGGGTCACAAGGTGCACATCTCCTACGGCTACGGGCTGTTCACCGGCGGGCTCGGCGCGCACTACGGCGCGGAGCGCGCCGGCTGCCTGGTGATCCCGGCCTCCGGGGGCATGACCGCGCGCCAGGTGCAGATCATCCAGGACTTCCGGCCCGAGATCGTCATGGTCACCCCGTCCTACATGCTCACCCTGCTCGACGAGTTCGAACGGCAGGGCATCGACCCGCGCGGCAGCAGTCTGCGGGTGGGCATCTTCGGTGCCGAGCCGTGGACGGAGGAGATGCGCCGCGAGATCGAGGAGCGGACGGACATCCACGCCGTCGACATATACGGCCTGTCCGAGGTGATCGGTCCCGGTGTCGCCCAGGAGTGCGTGGAGACCAAGGACGGACTGCACGTGTGGGAGGACCACTTCTACCCCGAGGTCGTCGACCCGGTCACGGGTGAGGTGCTGCCCGAGGGCGAGGAGGGCGAGCTGGTCTTCACGTCCCTGACCAAGGAGGCCCTGCCGGTCGTCCGCTACCGCACCCGCGATCTGACCCGGCTGCTGCCCGGCACGGCCCGGCCCGCGTTCCGCCGCATCCAGAAGATCACCGGGCGCTGCGACGACATGATCATCCTGCGCGGGGTGAACGTCTTCCCCAGCCAGATCGAGGAGATCGTGCTGCGCACGCCAGGCGTCGCCCCGCACTTCCAGATCCGGCTGACCCGGCGCGGCCGCCTGGACCACATGACCGTCCTCGTCGAGACCCGCCCCGGCGCTGGCCCCGAGCAGCGCGAAGCCGCAGCCGGGACGATCGCGAAGGCCGTCAAGGGCGGCATCGGCATCACCGCCGACGTGACGATCGTCGAACCGGAGACCCTGGAGCGCTCCGTCGGCAAACTCCGCCGGGTCAAGGACCTGCGCGAGGCGTGATGCGGGCCGGTCGCGGCAGCTGTCACGAGCGGCACCTCGCCTCGGGCACCGGGACGCCGGCGGCCGGGCCGGGGTCGCTCGCTTCGGGAGCCTCCGCATCCGTGAGACCTGCGGCCGGCTTGCGGATGAGGAGCAGGGCCGCGTCGTCGTGCAGCCGGCCGCCG
This is a stretch of genomic DNA from Streptomyces hawaiiensis. It encodes these proteins:
- the paaA gene encoding 1,2-phenylacetyl-CoA epoxidase subunit PaaA, which encodes MDTTRSSPVGTDGAEPELQQHFDATIARDQRIEPRDWMPEGYRKTLIRQIAQHAHSEIIGMQPEGEWITRAPSLRRKAILFAKVQDEAGHGLYLYSAAETLGADRADLTGRLIEGRQKYSSIFNYPTLSFADVGVIGWFVDGAAICNQVPLCRSSYGPYARAMVRICKEESFHQRQGYELLMTMMRGTPEQREMVQDAVNRWWWPSLMMFGPPDDASPNSARSMAWKIKRHSNDELRRRFVDMTVPQAEKLGVTLPDPELRWNEERGHHDFGTPDWDELMRVIKGDGPCNDQRMQRRRTAHEEGSWVREAATAHAAKQAARERKGAVA
- the paaB gene encoding 1,2-phenylacetyl-CoA epoxidase subunit PaaB, producing MTADKQDWPLYEVFVRGKRGLNHVHVGSLHAADDRMALTHARDLYTRRNEGVSIWVVRSEHIAASTRDEKDPFFEPSADKVYRHPTFYDIPDDVPHI
- the paaD gene encoding 1,2-phenylacetyl-CoA epoxidase subunit PaaD, coding for MVTALPDARRARRIAEQVPDPELPMLTLADLGVLREVSLTPEGTVVASLTPTYSGCPAMAEMRAGVAARLREAGYARVEIRTVLDPPWSSDWITAAGRRKLAEHGIAPPGAAPARATGPVPLVLSPARRSVPCPRCGHPDTEETSRFGATSCKSLWRCLACREPFEYLKEI
- a CDS encoding RNA polymerase sigma factor: MDDAERLRSGPAAAVGDPGPFEEFYRRHVDAVLRFVARRVDDPHTAADLTAEIFLAVLDSAPTYRPHLGSETAWLYGIARNVVSSERRRVARETERDLRISGRRLLEPDDIARIEDKLDAESPGRRVLAALERLPEGERAVMELIAVDQLTVTEAAAALGIRQVTARVRLHRARKALREETECGTAQAAEASLVYVARGEA
- the paaK gene encoding phenylacetate--CoA ligase PaaK, which encodes MTSETTASRAPEPMGQRRGEPLPHDLLDDAERLTREQLRELQLDRLRRSLRHAYDNVEAYREKFDAAGVCPDDCRSLADLSRFPFTMKADLRDTYPFGMFAVPMDQVRRVHASSGTTGRPTVVGYTENDLSMWAGLVARSIRAAGGRPGHKVHISYGYGLFTGGLGAHYGAERAGCLVIPASGGMTARQVQIIQDFRPEIVMVTPSYMLTLLDEFERQGIDPRGSSLRVGIFGAEPWTEEMRREIEERTDIHAVDIYGLSEVIGPGVAQECVETKDGLHVWEDHFYPEVVDPVTGEVLPEGEEGELVFTSLTKEALPVVRYRTRDLTRLLPGTARPAFRRIQKITGRCDDMIILRGVNVFPSQIEEIVLRTPGVAPHFQIRLTRRGRLDHMTVLVETRPGAGPEQREAAAGTIAKAVKGGIGITADVTIVEPETLERSVGKLRRVKDLREA
- the paaC gene encoding 1,2-phenylacetyl-CoA epoxidase subunit PaaC, coding for MSDDHVYMTLAEGHEDDTRWAYGTGFEDPLHGVDTALPEGVDAGELAALCVTLADDALVAAQRLAEWTTRAPELEEEVALANIGLDLLGQARLLYSRAGQVDGTGRGEDAYAYFRDAGDFRNVRLAELPNGDFAFTIVRLLVFAGWRLAHFERLTAHGDPVLAAIAAKGVKELAYHRQYAAEWAVRLGDGTEESHRRMRKAQEQVAPYLGELFTAYDVRDEVVAVLRQVTEAAGLPMPVYRPLPGSGRAGEHTEHLAPLLAELQGVARAHPEASW